In Lycium ferocissimum isolate CSIRO_LF1 chromosome 11, AGI_CSIRO_Lferr_CH_V1, whole genome shotgun sequence, a single genomic region encodes these proteins:
- the LOC132037732 gene encoding protein trichome birefringence-like 42, protein METKPKVTQKWMLCTFVSFISCFIFLLCQHDNEAGHFRAIQNAMFNMAWSLDDSFSPSENLEISKPTRSREDDGDIIQKNSKNKCNIFDGRWVYNPMESRYYEAPQCPFLSEQVSCQKNGRPDFDYENWSWEGHDCVIPSFNGRDMLKRLRGKRIIVVGDSLNRNQWESLVCLLYSTIPPSRAHLHYSSGSYKVFKAKDYNVTVEFYWDPFLVQFDSNNAGAPKILRLETIDLSSRRWQGADIMVFNTGHWWGHLGKFKAWDLFEYKGKLVDELKLESAFEVAMRTWANWIDQNVNLTKTTVFFRSISPEHKTENGCYNKTQPITDTSHVLHFSESLTKIVEKTLSKMRIPVRYLDITKLSEHRLDAHPSVYNKMKGPELMNRKLKPPESYADCSHWCLPGLPDTWNRLLYASLVLDHPIDSPSLTHLVA, encoded by the exons ATGGAAACCAAACCAAAAGTCACTCAGAAATGGATGCTATGCACATTTGTTAGCTTCATTAGCTGCTTCATTTTCTTGCTATGCCAGCACGACAATGAGGCGGGGCATTTCAGGGCTATACAAAATGCCATGTTCAACATGGCATGGTCTTTAGATGATAGCTTTTCCCCTTCTGAAAATTTAGAAATCTCGAAACCAACTAGAAGCAGAGAAGATGACGGAGATATAATACAGAAAAACAGCAAGAACAAGTGCAACATATTTGATGGAAGATGGGTTTACAATCCAATGGAGAGCCGATATTATGAAGCACCACAATGTCCATTCCTTAGTGAACAAGTGAGCTGCCAGAAGAATGGAAGGCCTGATTTTGATTATGAAAATTGGTCATGGGAAGGTCATGATTGTGTGATCCCAAG CTTCAATGGCAGAGATATGTTGAAGAGGCTTAGAGGCAAGAGGATCATCGTAGTTGGAGATTCCCTAAACAGGAACCAATGGGAATCTCTCGTGTGTCTTCTTTATTCTACAATTCCTCCTTCAAGAGCCCATCTTCATTATAGCAGTGGCTCCTATAAAGTCTTCAAAGCTAAG GACTACAACGTTACTGTAGAGTTCTACTGGGACCCATTTCTTGTCCAGTTCGACTCGAATAATGCTGGTGCACCTAAAATTTTGAGACTGGAGACAATCGATTTATCGTCTAGGCGTTGGCAAGGAGCTGACATCATGGTGTTCAATACAGGCCATTGGTGGGGGCATCTAGGGAAGTTCAAGGC GTGGGACTTATTCGAGTACAAGGGAAAATTAGTTGATGAGCTGAAGTTAGAATCAGCATTTGAGGTTGCAATGAGAACCTGGGCAAATTGGATAGATCAGAATGTTAACTTGACCAAAACAACAGTTTTCTTCAGAAGCATTTCCCCAGAACACAAAACTGAAAATGGATGTTACAATAAAACGCAACCGATCACAGATACATCACATGTATTACATTTTTCTGAGTCCCTGACGAAGATTGTTGAAAAAACattgtcaaaaatgagaatccCTGTAAGATACTTAGACATTACCAAGCTCTCAGAGCACCGTTTAGATGCACATCCATCAGTTTATAACAAAATGAAAGGACCAGAACTGATGAACAGAAAATTAAAGCCACCAGAGAGTTATGCTGATTGTAGCCATTGGTGCCTGCCTGGACTGCCTGATACATGGAATAGGCTACTATATGCATCCCTGGTTTTGGATCACCCCATTGATTCCCCGAGTCTCACACATTTGGTTGCTTGA